Part of the Streptomyces sp. WMMC500 genome is shown below.
CTGCTCGCCGTCTTCAACTCCCTGCCGGCCGCGCCACTGGATGGCGGGCGGCTGCTGCGCGCGCTGCTGTGGTGGCGTACGGGAGACCGGCTGCGGGCGACCGCCGGGGCCACCGTGGCGGGGCGCGCCCTGGGCTGGCTGCTCCTCGTGCTGGGGTTCGTCCTGTTCCTGCGGGGCGGCGGGTTCGGCGGACTCTGGCTTGCGCTGATCGGCTGGTTCCTCGTCGGCGCCGCCACCGCCGAGGGACGGCAGGCGCAGGTGCGCGGGATGCTCGCCGGTGTGCCCGTACGGAACGCCATGACGCGCGATCCGGTCGTGGTGCCCGAGGACCTCGACGTCGCGCACCTGCTGGACAACCCGTTCTACCGGCACGCGGCGTTCCCGGTGACGGGCGGGGACAGGGAGCCGGTCGGTCTGGTGACGCTGCGCGGCGTCAGAAACGCGCGGCCCGAGAGCGGCGGGACCGTGACCGCGGGCGAGGTGATGGTGCCGCTGGCGCAGCTCACCGTCGCCGGCCCGGACGACTCCCTCGCCGATCTGCTGCCCCGCATGGAGCCGGGCCCCGAGCACCGCGTCCTGGTGACCGAGGAGGGCAGGCTCGTCGGGATCCTGTCGCTGTCGGACGTCAGCCGGACGGTGACGTACCTGGCGGAGACCTCTCCCCGCGCGCGCCGGGGTCCCTGACCCCGAACCCGGCACCGCCGCCGCCCCCGGGCGGTGTCGTCGCTCACAGTTGGCCGCTCGCGGGGCGGGTGCGGAGCGGCGGCGTGGTTACCCTGGCGTCGCTCCCGTACCCCCTGACCGCAGGCGAGGCCGCACGTGTTCCGGACGATGCTGAAGTCCAAGATCCACCGCGCCACCGTGACGCAGGCCGACCTGCACTACGTCGGGTCGATCACCATCGACGAGGGGCTCATGGAGGCGGCCGACCTGCTGGCCGGCGAGCAGGTCGACGTCGTCGACATCGACAACGGAGCCCGGCTCACCACCTACGTCATCCCCGGCCCGCGGGGCAGCGGCGTGATCGGCATCAACGGCGCGGCGGCCCGGCTGGTCAGCCCGGGCGACCTGGTGATCGTCATCAGCTACGCGACCGTGGCCGACGCGGACGCGAAGGCGCTGCTGCCCCGGATCGTGTTCGTGGACGGCGACAACCGCCCCGTCCGGCACGGCTCGGATCCGGCCGAGGCGCTCCCCGGCACGGGAACGGTGCGGGGCGACACCGTGGCCGGCGACTGAGCGGTCGTCACCGGCGGGGCCGCCCCGCACCGTGGTCACGACAGCGGGCGGCGCGCTGGCCGCCCGCTGTCGTGCGTACGGGCGTCAGGAGCGGCCCGCCTCGATGTCCAGCGTGATCTTGATCGCGTCGCTCACCGTCGCGCCGGCCGGGCCGCCGGTCACGCCGAAGTCGGAGCGGCTGATCTCGGTGCTCGCGGAGAACCCGACGACCGTGCTGTCCCCGGGGCCCGGCGCGAAGCCGCCGACCTCGGTCTCCAGCGTCACGGGGCGGGTGACGCCGCGCAGCGACAGGTCGCCGTCGATCAGGTAGACGCCCTCCTTCTCGCGGATGCCGGTGGACGTGAAGATCATCTCGGGGTGGGTCTCGACATCCAGGAAGTCCGCCGTGCGTACGTGGTTGTCGCGCGTCTCGTTGCGCGTGTTGACCGAGGCGGTCTTGATCACCGCTTTGACCTCGGACTGCAGCGGGTCCTCGTGGGTCACGATGGTGCCCTCGACCTCGTCGAACGTGCCGCGGACCTTCGAGACGCCCAGGTGCCGGACGACGAAGGAGACATCGGAGTGCACGGGGTCGATGGTCCAGGTGCCGGTCTCGTAAGCGGGGATCCGGTCGGCGGGAATAGTCATGGGAATGTGCCTCTTCCGTAGCGGTGCCCACCACTGGGGCGAGTGGTTGAACTCTAATCCAAAACCTAACACGCTCTGGTTGAGGACTCAACTACAGGTATGCTGGACACATGACCGACGTGCGCTGGCTCACCGAGGACGAACAGCAGATATGGCGCCTCTTCATGGACGCCGTCCGTGACTTCAACGCGCATCTGGACCGCCAGTTGCGGCGCGACTCCGGGATGCCCGTGGCGTACTACGAGATCCTCGTCCACCTCTCCGAGGCCCCCGAGCGCAGCCTGCGCATGAGCCAGCTCGCCGAGCTGGCCCGCTCCTCGCGCAGCCGGCTGTCCCACGCGGTGGCGGCGCTGGAGAAGGCGGGGTACGTGTCCCGGTGTGCCACGGACGCCGACCGGCGCGGGTCGGTGGCGCAGCTCACCGACGCCGGGTTCGCCGTGCTGGAGGCGGCGGCGCCGGGGCATGTGACGGAGGTGCGCAAGCACCTGTTCGA
Proteins encoded:
- a CDS encoding site-2 protease family protein — encoded protein: MRATFTLGRIAGVRVGVHWSVVLIFGIIAVSLAQGELPDADPGRARVLYWVAGLAAAVVFFVSLLAHELAHAVVARRNGVSVDDIVLWLLGGVARLKAEASNPGAELRIAGVGPLVSLLLGGLFVLGTWLLHLASAPDLLVQVMAWLAGINVLLAVFNSLPAAPLDGGRLLRALLWWRTGDRLRATAGATVAGRALGWLLLVLGFVLFLRGGGFGGLWLALIGWFLVGAATAEGRQAQVRGMLAGVPVRNAMTRDPVVVPEDLDVAHLLDNPFYRHAAFPVTGGDREPVGLVTLRGVRNARPESGGTVTAGEVMVPLAQLTVAGPDDSLADLLPRMEPGPEHRVLVTEEGRLVGILSLSDVSRTVTYLAETSPRARRGP
- the panD gene encoding aspartate 1-decarboxylase, producing MFRTMLKSKIHRATVTQADLHYVGSITIDEGLMEAADLLAGEQVDVVDIDNGARLTTYVIPGPRGSGVIGINGAAARLVSPGDLVIVISYATVADADAKALLPRIVFVDGDNRPVRHGSDPAEALPGTGTVRGDTVAGD
- a CDS encoding YceI family protein — encoded protein: MTIPADRIPAYETGTWTIDPVHSDVSFVVRHLGVSKVRGTFDEVEGTIVTHEDPLQSEVKAVIKTASVNTRNETRDNHVRTADFLDVETHPEMIFTSTGIREKEGVYLIDGDLSLRGVTRPVTLETEVGGFAPGPGDSTVVGFSASTEISRSDFGVTGGPAGATVSDAIKITLDIEAGRS
- a CDS encoding MarR family transcriptional regulator, with product MTDVRWLTEDEQQIWRLFMDAVRDFNAHLDRQLRRDSGMPVAYYEILVHLSEAPERSLRMSQLAELARSSRSRLSHAVAALEKAGYVSRCATDADRRGSVAQLTDAGFAVLEAAAPGHVTEVRKHLFDVLTPEQQKKLGEISGAVKEGLRPVCAKELAEDAEAAEDAPDAAGAGAEAVGGAAAREAVTEV